The DNA region GGGAACAATGTTGGAAGTTCACAGAAGGAATTTACACAGTATTTTCCAAAAGCAGGCTGGGTCGAACATAATGCGAATGAGATTTGGAATTCAGTACAATCGGTTATTGCTGGAGCTTTGATCGAATCTGGTGTTCGCCCAACAGACATTGCTGGTATTGGGATTACTAATCAGCGTGAAACAACTGTCGTCTGGGATAAGCAGACAGGTCTTCCTATTCATAATGCAGTGGTTTGGCAGTCACGTCAATCTTCGCCGATCGCAGATCAGTTAAAAGAGGATGGACATGGTGATATGATCCATGAGAAAACTGGTTTGATCGTAGATGCTTACTTTTCTGCCACAAAAATTCGTTGGATCCTAGATAATGTCGAAGGTGCTCAAGAGCGTGCTGAAAAAGGTGAGTTGCTTTTTGGAACGATCGATACATGGCTAGTTTGGAAGCTGACAGGCGGAGAAACACACGTAACAGATTACTCGAACGCCAGCAGAACAATGCTATTTAATATCCATGACTTAGATTGGGATCAAGATATCTTAGATATTTTGAATATTCCGCGTGTGATGTTACCAAAAGCAACCTCTAACTCTGAAGTATACGGCTTAACGAAGAATTACCATTTTTATGGTAGCGAAATTCCGATTTCAGGTATGGCTGGAGACCAACAAGCAGCATTATTCGGCCAAATGGCTTTTGAACCTGGAATGGTCAAAAATACGTACGGTACAGGCTCATTTATTGTAATGAACACAGGAGAAAAACCACAACTTTCAGATAATAATTTATTAACAACGATCGGTTATGGGATCAATGGAAAAGTCTATTATGCTCTAGAAGGAAGTATTTTTGTCGCTGGTTCAGCTGTTCAATGGCTGAGAGATGGCTTAAAAATGATCCAAACAGCTGCAGAATCAGAAGCAGTTGCAAATGAATCTCATAATAAAAATGAAGTTTATGTAGTGCCTGCATTTACTGGACTGGGCGCTCCTTACTGGGATTCTGATGCTAGAGGTGCAGTTTTTGGCTTAACTCGCGGAACAACGAGAGAAGATTTCGTCAAAGCAACATTACAGTCAGTGGCTTATCAGGTACGAGATATCATTGATACGATGAAAAATGACACAGGCATCGATATCCCGATCTTGAAGGTAGATGGCGGTGCAGCCAATAATGATTTATTGATGCAATTTCAAGCAGATATTTTAAATACCTCTGTTCAAAAAGCTCAAAATCTTGAAACGACTGCCTTAGGTGCAGCTTTCTTAGCAGGATTAGCAGTTGGCTTCTGGAAAGACCTAGATGAATTAAAAGCGTTCTATGAAGAAGGACAAATTTTTGAGACAAAAATGTCTGATGCTGAACGCGATGATTTGTATGAAGGTTGGCAGCAGGCTGTTGCAGCAACGCAAATGTTTAAGCATAAATCGAAATAGAAGGAAGAGGTGAACAGTGATGACATTTTCAATAAAAACAAGAGAAAAATCGATTGAAACCTTGAAAAACGAACAATTAGACTTGTTGATTATTGGCGGAGGAATTACAGGAGCAGGTGTTGCGCTGCAAGCAAGTGCGACTGGAATGAAGACCGGTTTGATCGAAATGCAGGATTTTGCTGAAGGAACCTCTTCACGTTCTACGAAATTAGTTCATGGCGGGATTCGCTATTTGAAAAATTTTGATGTTGAAGTCGTGGCGGATACAGTGCAGGAGCGGGCAGTTGTTCAAGCCATTGCTCCTCATATCCCCAAACCTGATCCTATGCTTTTACCGATTTACGATGAGCCGAAGGCGACTTTCAACATGTTTTCAGTCAAGGTTGCAATGGATCTATATGACCGTTTAGCGAACGTGATCGGCACCAAATATGAAAACTATACATTAACAAAAGAAGAAGTCTTAGAGCGTGAGCCTCAGCTTAAACATGAAGGACTACAAGGCGGCGGTGTCTATTTAGATTTTAGAAACAATGATGCTAGACTGGTGATCGAAAATATCAAACGCGCGTCTCAAGATGGCGGAGCAATGGTCAGTAAAGTCAAAGCAGTCGGATTTATTTATGATCACGGGAAAATCAGCGGAGTCAAAGCAAAAGACTTATTAACAGGCGAAGAGTTTGAGATCAAAGCCAATATCGTGATCAATACAACTGGCCCATGGTCTGATAAAGTCCGCGGACTAGATACTAAGGAAAAAGTAACTCCGCAAATGCGTCCGACTAAAGGTGTTCACTTAGTTGTCGACAGCAGTAAGCTGTTTGTGCCCCAACCAACATATTTTGATACAGGGAAGCATGACGGCCGAATGGTCTTCGTTGTTCCAAGAGAAAAGAAAACGTATTTTGGTACGACGGATACGGACTATACGGGTGATTATGAACATCCAACAGTGACTCAGGAAGATGTAGATTACTTGCTGGAAATCGTCAATAATCGCTATCCTGAAGCAAATGTGACGATCGATGATATCGAATCAAGCTGGGCTGGACTGCGTCCGCTGATTTCTGAAAATGGTGGTTCAGACTATAATGGCGGGAACAATGGAAAGGTCTCTGACCAAAGTTTTGATCAGGTCATTGATATCGTTGAAAAATATCAGCAAAAAACGGCCACTCGTTTTGATGTAGAAAATGTCTTAAATCACTTAGAAGATTCCTTGTCTGAAAGCAAAGAAAACCCATCGGCTGTTTCTAGAGGAAGCTTGCTGGAGCGTTCTGAGGATGGTTTGTTGACCTTATCTGGCGGGAAAATCACTGATTACCGTAAAATGGCTGAAGGTGCGCTTAAAGAAATTCAACGTATCCTAAAAGAAGAATTTAACAAAACTATTGAGCTGATCGATTCGAAAACATATGCAGTCTCTGGTGGAGATATCGATGCTACTAATGCTGAAGCAGAATTGAAAGCGTTAGCAAGATATGGCGTTGAGCAAGGATTACCTGAGGAGGATGCAGAATATCTCGCCCATTTATATGGCTCAAATGTGACACAGCTCTTTGAAAAAATCTCTGAGACAACCCCAGTTGAAGGATTGACTTTAGCAGAAACCTTAGGATTGCATTATGCACTTGAAAATGAAATGACGTTGACTCCTTCTGATTATCTCATTCGCAGAACGAATCATGTGTTGTTTATGCGAGATACACTGGACACAGTCAAACAAGGGGTTATTTCTGAAATGGCCAATTACTATGATTGGTCCGAACAACAAAAAGCAGGTTATGAACAAGAATTGAATCAACTAATAGCGGAATCTGATTTAACGACATTGAAAGAAGGAGCGAAGTAAAATGGATACTTCTAGTATGACACAGATTTTTAGTGAGTTTTTAGGAACAATGATTTTGATTCTTTTAGGTGATGGTGTCTGTGCAGCTGTTAATCTGAAAAAAAGTAAAGCAGAAGCTTCCGGCTGGATCGTGATTGCTTTTGGTTGGGCAATGGCGGTAACGATGGCGGTTTATATCTCTGGATTTATGGGACCGGCGCATTTGAATCCTGCTGTAACGATCGCAATGGCTATGGCTGGCAATTTTGAATGGGGATTAGTTGTTCCATTCATCATTGCGCAGGTTCTAGGAGCTGTTGTTGGCGCATTCTTAGTTTGGTTGGCCTATTTGCCTCACTGGAATCAAACAGAAGATCAAGGAGCTGTGTTAGGGACATTCGCGACAGGACCTGCGATTCGTAACTATCCGGCAAATATGATCACAGAAATTATTGGTACATTTGTTTTAGTTTTAGGACTGCTGTCATTTTCACAAAATAGTATTACTGATGGTTTGACTCCTCTGATCGTTGGTGCCTTGATTTTAGCGATCGGACTATCTCTTGGTGGACCAACAGGCTATGCGATCAATCCAGCGCGTGACTTTGGTCCGCGTTTAGCCCATCAATTACTACCGATTTCAACAAAGGGAACTTCTGACTGGGCGTATTCATGGGTACCGATCGTCGGACCTGTTATCGGGGCAGTGATCGCTGCTGGTGTATACATGTTGATGGTTTAATGAAAGAATAAAATAAAATGAAAAGCCTGAGGCAAAACTAAAAAACAGTTTTGTTTCAGGCTTTGATTTTGAATAAACGGCGAGAAAAAAAGTAACTCCTTCTTAATTTATCAGAGCTAAACGCTTTTTATCTCAGCCTTTTTTCATGTAGAGTATTTCAGTGGCTTGTAGAAAATGAGGGACCATGAATTTTTAATGAAAATAACAATATTTTATTTACAACCTATGGATTTTTCTGTACTCTTAAAAGTGAAAACGTTTTTGTGTAATGCGTAACAAAGTAAAAAGTCAAGGTAAGAGGAGGAACACGTGTGTCCTATCAAGAGGTTTTATTTCCTTTTCTAGGCGGTTTAGGAATATTTTTGTTCGGTATGAAGTATATGGGAGATGGTTTGCAAAAGTCCGCTGGGGATTCGTTGCGGGAAATTTTAAATACATTTACTTCGACACCTTTACGTTCTGTTTTAGCAGGTTTGATTGTGACAGCAATTATTCAAAGTAGCTCGGGAACAACGGTTTTGACCGTTGGTTTGGTCAGTGTCGGCTTTATGTCTTTACGTCAGGCGATCGGTGTGATCATGGGAGCGAATGTCGGTACGACGGTCACCGCATTTATTATTGGGTTCAATTTAAGCTCGTATGCCTTACCGATCATTGGCGTCGGTTCGATATTACTTTTCTTTTCAAAACGTGAGACAGTCAATACGATCGGTCAGATTCTTTTTGGTTTTGGTTGTTTATTTTACGGATTGAAACTGATGGGAGATGGAATGGCGCCGTTAAGTGATTTGCCGCAGTTTTCGGAGCTGATGGTCAATGTGTCTCATCATCCAGTTTTAGGGGTAGGAATCGGGACGTTATTGACAATGGTGCTGCAAAGCTCCAGTGCGACGATCGGAATTTTACAACAGCTTTATAGTCAAGGGAGTTTAGCGATCGGTTCAGTGCTGCCGATTCTATTTGGTGACAATATTGGTACGACGATCACGGCGGTCATTGCTGCTTTAGGTGTCAGCGTGGCTGCAAAGAGAACTGCCGCAGCGCATGTGATTTTCAATTTGATCGGGGCGATTATTTTTACGACATTGTTGACACCGTTCACAGCTGTTGTTGTCCGTATTTCTGATGTGTTTAATCTTCAACCGGCAATGCAGATCGCTGTTGCTCATGGTTTATTCAATGTATCGAATTTATTGATCCAATTTTGGTTTATCGACAAAATCGAATTATTTGTGCGAAAAATCATTCCAGGAAAAGATAAAAGTATTGATTTCAAACCATCAAATCTGAATGAATCCATTATTCAAAGCTCAACAACTTTAGCACTTAATCAGGCGAAGATCGAGTTGCTGCAAATGGGTGATTATGTTCTTGGCGCTTTCGATGCAACGAAAGCCTATTATGAAAATCAACATGAGATCGATAAAGAAAATGCTGGTCAATATGAAACAGCTATCAATGACATCGACAACCGTTTAACGGAATATCTCGTTCAGCTTTCGGCTGTAGAATTATCGATAGCTGAAAGTCATGAACAAACGATGATGCTGGAGCTGACGAAAGATCTTGAACGGATCGGTGATCATTGCCGAAACATTATCCAAAATCTTACAGAAGCAATTCAGCTTGAAAAGAAGCAAAAAGCAAAAGACAAGAAGGCTGGAAAAGTGTCTGAACGGGACTCTCTGATTTTATATGATGAAGATGTGGTCGATCTATTTGAAAAAGTCATGAAAAACATTCGTGATTCTTTGGTTGCCTTTGAAAATGATGACAAAGAGATGGCTGCTCACATGCTGGATCGAGAGGAACAAATCGATCAAATGGTCAAAAAGCTCCGGAAAAAATATATTTCAACAATGAACAGTGGTAAGGGGCGTGCCGCAGATGGCGTTTTATTTATTGACATTGCGTCGAATTTGGAACGAATGAGTGATCGGACGATCCATATTGCAAAATACATTTTAGGGGAACGATACGGGACCGAGGAGATCGTGGTCGATCAATCGGTCAATCCTGTGATCACGCTGCAATCAGAATGAAATCGAATAAAGGAAGAAGCTGATACCGAGCAACACGTTGTTGGTATCAGCTTCTTCCTTTATATTGCTTGTGAAATGCGTCGATGATTAAGTGATGTAATGTTTCCAAGGAATTATCACTATTTAGCTTTAGAACCGGACTTACTGAATGTTCAATTTGGTAGCGGTGCTCAGCATAGGTTCCTATATCTGAAGGCTTCTGAGCATTATAGTAGGTTTTGCACCATTCAATAAACTCATTTGTTTGCTCACCATTTTCATCAAAAATCAGTGCAGAATCGCCGCCTCTTTCGATTTCTCTTTTTTTCAGGCGCTCCATTCGCAGATCTTCATCGAGAAAAAGAAAAACCAATAGGTCACGATCCATAAAGCCTTCAGGATTCCAGCCAAAGACGGAGCCGGAAGCAATGAAGTCTTTAAATAATTTGCGGTCATTTTGATAGCGTTTCAAACGTTCAGGGATAGCATAATCCTTTGTGAAGGTGTCGTCTTGCCAAATGTAGCGGTCAGTATCGATCCATTTCACTAGTTCTTTTTCAGCAATATATTGGCCCAAAGTACTTTTTCCGGTGCCAGAAGCACCAATGATTTGAATTTTCATCATGTCACTCCTTTCTTTAAAGGCACTGCCTGTATTTTTTGTAGCTAAAACTAAAGATGGGTAGTAATTCGCTCAGTGCTAACATATAATATATAGTATCAATCGAGAAGAGGGATGGCAATGGAACATCAAACTTTTTTGTCAGCAGATCAGAAGACAGACAATCATTTGATTTACTGGACAACAGAGAAAACACCGGTCGCAACGATCCAACTGATTCATGGGATGGCAGAATATATCGAGCGTTATCATGATTTTGCCGTTTACTTAAATGATCTAGGCTTTATCGTTGTTGGTCATGACCATTTAGGACATGGAGAATCGATTTCTGCAGAACATTCAACGCATGGTTATTTCGGCAAGGGTGATTCGATCGGATTCGTGCTAGAGGATATCGATCAAGTCAACAGCTGGGTCGCAGAGAAATATCCCGAACTTCCGCATTTTATGCTTGGTCACAGTATGGGCTCGTTTGCTTTGCGGACGTATTTACAGGAATATAACCCTCAAATCAGCGGGGCTATTTTCATGGGAACGGGCCAAAAAGCTGCCATGCTGCCGCTTGCATTATCCTTAACAGGCGGATTAAACATGACATTTCCTAAAAAAATCAATAAGAAATTGGATCAGCTAGCATTTGGTTCATTCAATAAGCATTTTCCTGAACCAGGATTTTTTAACTGGTTAAGTAAAAATCAGGAAAATGTTCGACGATATGAGCAAGACCCGTTGACAGGTTTTACTTTTACCAACAACGGCTTTTATACACTATTTCGATTGGTCGATAAGGCAAATCGAAAAGGCTGGGCTGAAAACATTGAGAAAAACATCCCGATATTGGTTATTAGCGGAGAACAAGATCCAGTCGGTGACTTTGGTAAAGGACCTAGAAAAGTTGCCAAAGAATTAGACCAAGCGGCTATCGATGTAGCGTTGGTTCTCTTTGCTGAGCTGCGGCATGAAATTTTGCTAGAAGAAGAGAAAAAGGAAGTTTATAAAGCGATCAGCAGCTGGCTGCAAAAAAAGTTGCTTGATTCTGAAAATCACTAAGCATCTGTTTGCTATTTCGGGTATTTTTCTATAAACTTATAAGGTAAGTCAAAAATTGAGATAAGAAGTATTGGAATACTGAATTTTAGGGAATTTTCTATCTAGGAGGGGTTGGATGGAGAAGGCACGTTTAAGAACATTAGGCTTGGCGAATTTGAAATGGCTCCATGATCATCCAGCACTAAAAGAACAAAAGGAATATTTGATCAGTCAACAGTTATTCAACGATCCTCTCTGGCAAAAAGCGCAAACGATCGCAATCACGAAGCCAATGGATTTTGAATTTGATACGCATATTTTGTTAAAGCAGGGCTGGGCAGAAGGCAAGTCGATGCTGATCCCTGTTACAAATACTGAGCGGCGTCTGTCCTTTCATTCAGTTGGGCCGGAAACTAAATTTACAAAGACTGCTTTTGGTGTCGAAGAGCCCGTCGATGAACCTGAAGTAGGGCGTGAGGTGATCGATCTATTGATTGTACCGGGAATCGTGTTTACTCGTTCGGGGTTTCGGATTGGTTTTGGCGGCGGATTTTATGATCGATTTTTGCTGCAGTTCCAAGGAGAAACATGTAGTTTGGTATTCAGTGAACAAATTCAAGAGCACTGGCCGATCGAGTCTTTTGATCAGCCGGTAAAACGATTATTTATCAGCTAGGAGGAATACATGAATTATCAAACTCAAATGAAATTAAAACGACTATTCAATCAGCCGTTGGTGACATATCTATTGCTTGGTATCACGACGCTGGTATTTTTGGGGATGGAGCTTTCAGGTGGTTCGACGAGCAGTCAGGTGTTGATCGATTGGGGCGCGATGTCTCGCGCTGAAATTATTTATTTGCATGAATATTGGCGTCTTTTCACTCCTATGTTTTTGCATATTGGCTGGCTGCATTTTGTCGTAAACATGGTTACCTTGTATTATGTCGGTTCTCAGGTTGAAAGCATTTATGGACATTGGCGTTATTTAGCAATTTATCTGCTTAGCGGAGTGGCAGGAAATATTGCCAGCTTTGCTTTTGGTTCACAAAATGCAATTTCAGCA from Enterococcus sp. 9D6_DIV0238 includes:
- the glpK gene encoding glycerol kinase GlpK, producing the protein MSEQKYIMAIDQGTTSSRAIIFDKKGNNVGSSQKEFTQYFPKAGWVEHNANEIWNSVQSVIAGALIESGVRPTDIAGIGITNQRETTVVWDKQTGLPIHNAVVWQSRQSSPIADQLKEDGHGDMIHEKTGLIVDAYFSATKIRWILDNVEGAQERAEKGELLFGTIDTWLVWKLTGGETHVTDYSNASRTMLFNIHDLDWDQDILDILNIPRVMLPKATSNSEVYGLTKNYHFYGSEIPISGMAGDQQAALFGQMAFEPGMVKNTYGTGSFIVMNTGEKPQLSDNNLLTTIGYGINGKVYYALEGSIFVAGSAVQWLRDGLKMIQTAAESEAVANESHNKNEVYVVPAFTGLGAPYWDSDARGAVFGLTRGTTREDFVKATLQSVAYQVRDIIDTMKNDTGIDIPILKVDGGAANNDLLMQFQADILNTSVQKAQNLETTALGAAFLAGLAVGFWKDLDELKAFYEEGQIFETKMSDAERDDLYEGWQQAVAATQMFKHKSK
- the glpO gene encoding type 1 glycerol-3-phosphate oxidase, coding for MTFSIKTREKSIETLKNEQLDLLIIGGGITGAGVALQASATGMKTGLIEMQDFAEGTSSRSTKLVHGGIRYLKNFDVEVVADTVQERAVVQAIAPHIPKPDPMLLPIYDEPKATFNMFSVKVAMDLYDRLANVIGTKYENYTLTKEEVLEREPQLKHEGLQGGGVYLDFRNNDARLVIENIKRASQDGGAMVSKVKAVGFIYDHGKISGVKAKDLLTGEEFEIKANIVINTTGPWSDKVRGLDTKEKVTPQMRPTKGVHLVVDSSKLFVPQPTYFDTGKHDGRMVFVVPREKKTYFGTTDTDYTGDYEHPTVTQEDVDYLLEIVNNRYPEANVTIDDIESSWAGLRPLISENGGSDYNGGNNGKVSDQSFDQVIDIVEKYQQKTATRFDVENVLNHLEDSLSESKENPSAVSRGSLLERSEDGLLTLSGGKITDYRKMAEGALKEIQRILKEEFNKTIELIDSKTYAVSGGDIDATNAEAELKALARYGVEQGLPEEDAEYLAHLYGSNVTQLFEKISETTPVEGLTLAETLGLHYALENEMTLTPSDYLIRRTNHVLFMRDTLDTVKQGVISEMANYYDWSEQQKAGYEQELNQLIAESDLTTLKEGAK
- a CDS encoding MIP/aquaporin family protein; protein product: MDTSSMTQIFSEFLGTMILILLGDGVCAAVNLKKSKAEASGWIVIAFGWAMAVTMAVYISGFMGPAHLNPAVTIAMAMAGNFEWGLVVPFIIAQVLGAVVGAFLVWLAYLPHWNQTEDQGAVLGTFATGPAIRNYPANMITEIIGTFVLVLGLLSFSQNSITDGLTPLIVGALILAIGLSLGGPTGYAINPARDFGPRLAHQLLPISTKGTSDWAYSWVPIVGPVIGAVIAAGVYMLMV
- a CDS encoding Na/Pi cotransporter family protein, whose translation is MSYQEVLFPFLGGLGIFLFGMKYMGDGLQKSAGDSLREILNTFTSTPLRSVLAGLIVTAIIQSSSGTTVLTVGLVSVGFMSLRQAIGVIMGANVGTTVTAFIIGFNLSSYALPIIGVGSILLFFSKRETVNTIGQILFGFGCLFYGLKLMGDGMAPLSDLPQFSELMVNVSHHPVLGVGIGTLLTMVLQSSSATIGILQQLYSQGSLAIGSVLPILFGDNIGTTITAVIAALGVSVAAKRTAAAHVIFNLIGAIIFTTLLTPFTAVVVRISDVFNLQPAMQIAVAHGLFNVSNLLIQFWFIDKIELFVRKIIPGKDKSIDFKPSNLNESIIQSSTTLALNQAKIELLQMGDYVLGAFDATKAYYENQHEIDKENAGQYETAINDIDNRLTEYLVQLSAVELSIAESHEQTMMLELTKDLERIGDHCRNIIQNLTEAIQLEKKQKAKDKKAGKVSERDSLILYDEDVVDLFEKVMKNIRDSLVAFENDDKEMAAHMLDREEQIDQMVKKLRKKYISTMNSGKGRAADGVLFIDIASNLERMSDRTIHIAKYILGERYGTEEIVVDQSVNPVITLQSE
- a CDS encoding AAA family ATPase, translating into MKIQIIGASGTGKSTLGQYIAEKELVKWIDTDRYIWQDDTFTKDYAIPERLKRYQNDRKLFKDFIASGSVFGWNPEGFMDRDLLVFLFLDEDLRMERLKKREIERGGDSALIFDENGEQTNEFIEWCKTYYNAQKPSDIGTYAEHRYQIEHSVSPVLKLNSDNSLETLHHLIIDAFHKQYKGRS
- a CDS encoding alpha/beta fold hydrolase, giving the protein MEHQTFLSADQKTDNHLIYWTTEKTPVATIQLIHGMAEYIERYHDFAVYLNDLGFIVVGHDHLGHGESISAEHSTHGYFGKGDSIGFVLEDIDQVNSWVAEKYPELPHFMLGHSMGSFALRTYLQEYNPQISGAIFMGTGQKAAMLPLALSLTGGLNMTFPKKINKKLDQLAFGSFNKHFPEPGFFNWLSKNQENVRRYEQDPLTGFTFTNNGFYTLFRLVDKANRKGWAENIEKNIPILVISGEQDPVGDFGKGPRKVAKELDQAAIDVALVLFAELRHEILLEEEKKEVYKAISSWLQKKLLDSENH
- a CDS encoding 5-formyltetrahydrofolate cyclo-ligase, with product MEKARLRTLGLANLKWLHDHPALKEQKEYLISQQLFNDPLWQKAQTIAITKPMDFEFDTHILLKQGWAEGKSMLIPVTNTERRLSFHSVGPETKFTKTAFGVEEPVDEPEVGREVIDLLIVPGIVFTRSGFRIGFGGGFYDRFLLQFQGETCSLVFSEQIQEHWPIESFDQPVKRLFIS
- a CDS encoding rhomboid family intramembrane serine protease, with protein sequence MNYQTQMKLKRLFNQPLVTYLLLGITTLVFLGMELSGGSTSSQVLIDWGAMSRAEIIYLHEYWRLFTPMFLHIGWLHFVVNMVTLYYVGSQVESIYGHWRYLAIYLLSGVAGNIASFAFGSQNAISAGASTSLFGLFGAFVILGRHFRNNPAISFMVQRYATFIGINLIFNLFSSQVDIMGHIGGLIGGFLTATALAVPDRSDEFNIHERIISGIFFVFLLGVCFVLGFKKYS